The Curtobacterium herbarum genome contains the following window.
CGGTGAACCATCCTCGAGCACGAGGGTGTCCTCGAGCCCGGTCCTGATGCTGTGCCCGCTGCTGACCGCACGTCGCATGATCGTCCAGGACGCTGCTCCGACACCGTGATGCAGCTCGGGCAGGCGCACTCCTGCCGGTCGGAGTTCGGATTCCATCTCTTCTGCGAGGGCCACCGCGTCTTCCGGGACGGGTTCCAGCGGTTCGACCACCAGCCGGGCGAAGCGCGACCAGGACCCGCGGCGCAGGAACGTGCGGACATCGTCGACGCTCAGGACACACGCTTCGATCCCGACGCCTCGTGCTGAGAGGAGCGCGCTCACGTCGTCGATGCCCTCCTCCCCCTGATTCGCAGCGATGAGATCTGGCAGCACCGTCCATCCGTCGACGAGGCGAAGACGATGAACGGGGTCGGAAACGATGGAAGCGAAGGTCGTCACGTTGATCGGGACGCCCGGACACGCCGCGCGGACCGCCGTGAGCATCCGGCCCACCGGCACAGCTTCGAGAGTCTCCTCACCATGCTCGTCGAACGCGTGCAGGTGCAGGAGGGTCGCCCCGGCCTCGACACAGGCCGCGGCGTCTGCTGCGATCTCCTCGCCGGTCTTCGGCATCGCAGGATGGTCGACATCACCATTGGCGGCTGCTTGCAGATCAGTCATGACAGTGACGTTACGACACTCGTTCATCACCGCCCGGCTGGTTCAACTCACCCCGACCCGTCTCCGGTACCGGCGCACCGCGCCAGCGGGGTGACGGCCCGGCCTGGAGGGACGGTGCCAGCTGGCACCGGGCCTCCCGTCCGTCAGCGGCTGCGTTCCGAAGCCGCAGCGGACAGCGATGCCCGCAGCCTCGATGCGGGACCGCGCTCGGGCCTCCCCCGCGGTTCAAGGGTTTCGATCACAATGGCCTCAGACGTGCTGCTGGCGAGAGCGGGTCAACTTCTCGCGTCACAGAAGAGTTCGTCCGGAAGGAGACGGTGCAGTGCTGATCCGCAGGAAAGGTTTGACAGTTCTGACGATCGCACTGACCTCAGTACTCCTGACCGCTTGCAGTGGAGCACCGTTCGGGAGCACCCCGACCCACCGGGCATTCGAGGAGCGACTTCCCGGGACGTGGATCGAGAAATCCGGCGCCGCAACCGCGGCTCTCGTCCTGTCCGAGAACGGGAAGTTCAAGGCGCGCAACTTCCCCGCCGTCCTCGTGTGCAACAAGTCATCTGGTGGCCCCGAGCTCGAGGCATGTCTGTCGAACCCGGGTTCCAGCTCGATCTCAGCTAGCGGCACGTGGTCTGTGCTCGACGAAGAGCAGGGAATGCTCGAGCTCGACAGCGACGGACAACTCTTCAGCGTGGCATACCGGGACTTCGACGGCTTCTCCGCGAAGTCCTTCTCACTCGGCTTCTACTCGGGGACTACGGACAAACCGGAACCGGACTTCGTCTTCGCGCGACGCTGACCGCGCTCGTCGCCGGACGGCCGGGTGGCCAGGTGGCGGCACGACGTCAACCAACCGCGACTCCGTTCACCTACTGAGCACTCGCCGCAGCAACCGTCCTGGCGGGCATGGCGAGGGTCGCGATGCGCTACCGCACGACCGCACGACCGCAGCCCGGTCGCAGGATTCCTCTGCGCGAGTATCGTCTGCACCTCCTGCTCCGTGAAGAACTGCAAGAAGTGGACCAACACATGCGCAGCGAACCACTGAACAAGCCCCACCGCCCCTGGCACCAAGAGCGGCATCTCCGCGCCTACGTCGCCGCGGTCGTGACTGCTCTCATCGGCGTCACGTACCTCATCGGTGTGCAGGACCCAGCGTTCATCGGCTGGCTGCTGCTCATCGTCGCCGTGGTGGCCGCCATCGACGGACTCCTCGCCCAACGCCGCCAGCACAACGAGACACGAGCCGGTGTGCACCAGGGCGCGCGATCGCACCACTGACACCGGAAGAGCCCCGAGGCTGCTGTCGCACAGTCTCGGGGTTCTTCCTCGTCGCGACGCCTCGGGAAGACGACCGCGAACATCAAGGTCATCAGGCTCCACGAACTCGGCCAGGGACTCGGACTCGATCACGTCACCCCCGGTCGCACACAAGGCTGGAGTGAGAAACCTCACCTCCGACGAAGTCGCCGGCATCAACAAGATGT
Protein-coding sequences here:
- a CDS encoding 3-keto-5-aminohexanoate cleavage protein, with translation MTDLQAAANGDVDHPAMPKTGEEIAADAAACVEAGATLLHLHAFDEHGEETLEAVPVGRMLTAVRAACPGVPINVTTFASIVSDPVHRLRLVDGWTVLPDLIAANQGEEGIDDVSALLSARGVGIEACVLSVDDVRTFLRRGSWSRFARLVVEPLEPVPEDAVALAEEMESELRPAGVRLPELHHGVGAASWTIMRRAVSSGHSIRTGLEDTLVLEDGSPAVSNAQLVAAASAIVHGSERERSELSR